In a single window of the Actinomycetota bacterium genome:
- a CDS encoding DUF3367 domain-containing protein, producing the protein MSSSLAARVGRSTRWLELALLAALAYVPSLLASPGKVPADTKLYLYLDPARLISDAPYTWDTRQFAGWVPHQNVGYLWPSGPWFWLFEQLGVPDWIAHRLWIATLLFAAGAGVRWGARVLGLAPAAALVAAVVYQLSPYVLPYISRTSVLLPPWAGLGWLVGLTALAARRRMLPYLGAIGLLIATIGGINATAMVMIAPAPVIWLIDAAARREVSWRRTIGVAGAIGAVSLAVSLWWLAGLRVQGKYGAEALAYSEALESTAHTSSAPEAMRGLGYWLFYVRDQVTTLTSASTPYQESGWVFAAGWSLVLLGAVGIGFFSWRARRFAACAALTGLVLAVGAFPFDDPSPLAAPLTERSRDTVVLALRSSTRAAPLVVLALALGAGVVASAVASRLRAHRWWPGLAVAGIAAANLPALWTGAYVDPGLLRPDPLPDAWTELADHLDTTGDARVLLLPGMESAAYRWGYTVDPPLPGLTGKPLVTRDWLPLGSPAAMDLLYALDDRFQAGIAEPDAIAPVARLLGADTVVVANDTQFERFPTVRPEPVWEMYQAGVDGLSDWLTFGDAAANEPVVPMLDETALLHDSVGAALPQLAAARVADAPGIGRAASAAVVVSGSGDGIVDAAAAGVLDGSEVVVYSASLGGEELARALAEAPVVVVTDSNRVRAHHWRSSREVSGFTEDGRTTALLERDPFDHRLPVFESPHADQQTLTLQDGVVATASTYGTPLSYWPEVRPAMAVDGDPTTAWVVAERADPTGERLHLSAPEKVTEVTLLQPDAGSAGRTIEAVRISSGDGAFDLDVALDATSRVAPGQTVVLPSAASELEIVISRVGAPAALHRWGWGSVGFAEVSMGLAPTTETTSLPRDASAATPAGTPLVYVMSRLRTGAESRWRGDPERSMTREIEVPQDRVFEVGLTVRLSPRASDAVLAELAGAEVAVADARLVGSGAVAGLAAFDGDDSTAWVTPFDADSPATVVVPSDGTPVDTLEILTRTGEGYARPTELTVEAGGLRRVVALDPEGPDRQTVRFEPVAGEELSVAVTASDGATTIDRRTNLPVGLPVGVAELIVPGVVAAPLPPRLDTGCRDDLVSIDGRPFAVRVSASWEQLLAGAEAEVTACGDAAIDLAAGTHVVTTGAGLDTGLDVDRVVLADADAAGRGAATPITVERSTSRTSGTFEVGACPDGCWLVQGEGFADGWEATVDGEVLNDRAITDGAMNGWWLPPSATARTVELRWTPQRSMWIAFAVSVLAVLACVAFVAVGAIGWSRARRAQVDELDRSSDPASAAGLGEAASSYGAALPVPTWFAAVAALVVAGLAVGPAAGLAAGAIVALARVTRRWWVAPAVAVALLAAVGLYIGRGVVVRGVPAGFDWPLEFQRVHGPTLVALVVLAASTLGVRRGAAE; encoded by the coding sequence GCGGTGGGGCGCGCGGGTGCTCGGCCTGGCTCCTGCCGCGGCCCTCGTCGCGGCGGTCGTGTACCAGCTCTCCCCCTACGTGCTGCCGTACATCTCCCGCACGTCGGTGCTGTTGCCGCCGTGGGCGGGGCTCGGCTGGCTGGTCGGGCTCACCGCGCTCGCCGCGCGGCGCAGAATGCTCCCCTACCTCGGCGCGATCGGTCTGCTGATCGCCACCATCGGGGGCATCAACGCCACGGCGATGGTGATGATCGCTCCGGCGCCGGTGATCTGGCTGATCGACGCCGCCGCGCGGCGTGAGGTGTCGTGGCGCAGGACGATCGGTGTGGCCGGCGCCATCGGCGCGGTGAGCCTGGCGGTGTCGCTCTGGTGGCTGGCCGGGCTGCGCGTGCAGGGCAAGTACGGCGCCGAAGCACTCGCCTACAGCGAGGCGCTGGAGTCGACGGCCCACACCTCGTCCGCGCCGGAGGCGATGCGCGGCCTCGGCTATTGGCTGTTCTACGTCCGCGACCAGGTGACGACGCTGACGTCGGCGTCGACTCCGTACCAGGAGTCCGGCTGGGTGTTCGCCGCCGGGTGGTCGCTGGTGCTGCTCGGCGCGGTCGGGATCGGGTTCTTCAGCTGGCGGGCGAGGCGCTTCGCGGCCTGCGCCGCGCTCACCGGGCTGGTGCTCGCCGTCGGGGCGTTTCCGTTCGACGACCCGTCTCCGCTCGCGGCTCCCCTCACCGAGCGCTCACGCGACACCGTCGTGCTCGCGCTGCGCAGCTCCACCCGGGCCGCACCGCTCGTCGTGCTCGCACTCGCCCTCGGCGCCGGAGTGGTCGCGTCGGCGGTCGCGAGCAGGTTGCGGGCGCACCGCTGGTGGCCGGGGCTCGCGGTGGCCGGCATCGCGGCGGCCAACCTGCCGGCGCTGTGGACCGGTGCGTACGTCGACCCCGGGTTGCTGCGCCCCGACCCGCTGCCCGACGCGTGGACCGAGCTCGCCGATCATCTGGACACCACGGGTGACGCCCGGGTGCTGCTGCTACCGGGCATGGAGTCGGCTGCCTATCGCTGGGGCTACACCGTCGACCCGCCGCTGCCCGGGCTCACCGGGAAGCCGCTCGTCACGCGTGACTGGCTGCCCCTCGGCAGCCCGGCGGCGATGGACCTGCTCTACGCGCTCGACGACCGGTTCCAGGCCGGGATCGCCGAACCAGACGCGATCGCGCCCGTCGCCCGCCTGCTCGGGGCCGACACGGTGGTGGTCGCGAACGACACCCAGTTCGAGCGCTTCCCGACGGTGCGGCCCGAACCGGTGTGGGAGATGTACCAGGCGGGTGTCGACGGGCTCTCCGACTGGCTGACGTTCGGCGACGCGGCTGCGAACGAGCCGGTGGTGCCGATGCTCGACGAGACAGCGTTGCTCCACGACTCCGTCGGCGCAGCACTCCCCCAGCTGGCGGCCGCGCGAGTGGCCGACGCTCCCGGGATCGGGCGGGCGGCGAGCGCTGCTGTCGTGGTGAGCGGCAGCGGCGACGGGATCGTCGACGCCGCCGCCGCGGGGGTGCTCGACGGGAGCGAGGTCGTCGTCTACTCGGCCTCGCTCGGCGGTGAGGAGCTGGCGCGGGCCTTGGCCGAGGCGCCGGTGGTGGTGGTCACCGACAGCAACCGCGTCCGCGCCCACCACTGGCGCTCGTCGCGTGAGGTGTCCGGGTTCACCGAGGACGGCCGGACGACCGCGCTGTTGGAGCGTGACCCGTTCGACCATCGCCTGCCGGTGTTCGAGTCGCCCCACGCCGACCAGCAGACGCTGACGTTGCAGGACGGCGTCGTCGCCACCGCCTCCACCTACGGGACGCCGCTCTCGTACTGGCCGGAGGTGCGCCCGGCGATGGCAGTCGACGGCGATCCGACCACGGCCTGGGTGGTGGCCGAACGCGCGGACCCCACCGGTGAACGGCTGCACCTCAGCGCCCCGGAGAAGGTGACCGAGGTGACCCTCCTCCAGCCCGACGCCGGTTCGGCGGGGCGCACCATCGAGGCCGTGCGGATCTCCTCCGGCGACGGCGCGTTCGACCTCGATGTCGCCCTCGACGCCACCTCTCGCGTCGCGCCGGGCCAGACCGTGGTGCTGCCGAGTGCCGCGAGCGAGCTGGAGATCGTGATCTCCCGGGTCGGCGCGCCGGCGGCGCTCCACCGGTGGGGCTGGGGCTCGGTCGGCTTCGCCGAGGTGTCGATGGGCCTGGCGCCGACGACGGAGACCACGAGCCTGCCGCGCGACGCCAGCGCGGCGACGCCTGCGGGCACCCCGCTCGTGTACGTGATGTCCCGGCTGCGCACAGGTGCCGAGAGCCGCTGGCGGGGCGATCCGGAGAGATCGATGACCAGGGAGATCGAGGTCCCCCAGGATCGTGTGTTCGAGGTGGGTCTCACCGTTCGGCTGTCGCCACGGGCGAGCGACGCGGTGCTCGCCGAGCTCGCCGGGGCAGAAGTGGCCGTCGCCGACGCCCGCCTGGTGGGATCGGGCGCCGTCGCCGGTCTGGCTGCCTTCGACGGGGACGATTCGACGGCATGGGTCACGCCGTTCGACGCGGACTCGCCGGCGACGGTCGTGGTGCCCTCCGACGGCACCCCCGTCGACACGCTGGAGATCCTCACCCGTACCGGCGAGGGCTATGCGCGACCGACCGAGCTGACCGTTGAGGCCGGTGGTTTGCGCCGGGTGGTGGCCCTCGACCCGGAAGGCCCCGATCGCCAGACCGTGCGGTTCGAGCCGGTCGCCGGCGAGGAGCTGAGCGTGGCCGTGACGGCGAGCGACGGCGCCACGACGATCGACCGGCGCACGAACCTGCCGGTGGGGCTACCCGTCGGGGTCGCCGAGCTGATCGTTCCCGGCGTCGTCGCGGCACCGTTGCCGCCGCGGCTCGACACGGGCTGTCGCGACGACCTGGTGAGCATCGACGGCCGGCCGTTCGCGGTGCGCGTCAGCGCGAGCTGGGAGCAGCTCTTGGCCGGCGCCGAAGCGGAGGTGACCGCCTGCGGCGACGCCGCGATCGACCTGGCTGCGGGTACGCACGTGGTCACGACCGGGGCGGGGCTCGATACGGGGCTCGACGTCGACCGGGTCGTGCTCGCCGATGCCGACGCCGCCGGCCGGGGCGCGGCGACCCCGATAACCGTGGAGCGATCGACGTCGCGCACGAGCGGCACGTTCGAGGTCGGCGCGTGTCCGGACGGCTGCTGGCTGGTGCAAGGAGAGGGCTTCGCCGACGGCTGGGAGGCAACCGTCGACGGCGAGGTACTGAACGACCGGGCGATCACCGACGGTGCGATGAACGGCTGGTGGCTGCCCCCTTCCGCCACGGCGCGCACCGTCGAGCTGCGCTGGACGCCGCAGCGCTCGATGTGGATCGCCTTCGCCGTCTCCGTCTTGGCAGTGCTGGCATGCGTCGCCTTCGTCGCCGTGGGCGCGATCGGGTGGTCGCGGGCGCGACGCGCGCAAGTGGACGAGCTCGATCGGTCGAGCGATCCCGCATCCGCAGCGGGCCTCGGCGAAGCCGCTTCCTCCTACGGCGCCGCCCTACCCGTGCCGACCTGGTTCGCAGCGGTCGCGGCCCTGGTCGTGGCCGGCCTGGCAGTGGGGCCGGCGGCGGGGCTGGCGGCCGGCGCGATCGTCGCCCTGGCGCGGGTCACGAGGCGGTGGTGGGTCGCCCCCGCGGTCGCGGTGGCATTGCTCGCCGCCGTCGGGCTTTACATCGGGCGCGGGGTGGTCGTGCGCGGGGTCCCGGCCGGGTTCGACTGGCCGCTGGAGTTCCAGAGGGTCCACGGGCCGACGCTCGTCGCGCTGGTGGTGTTGGCGGCGTCGACGCTCGGTGTCCGGCGGGGCGCCGCAGAGTAG